GGCCTCGACTCGAGCGTCATCCTGCCTCGGCAGGTATGGGAGGCGTCCGGTCACGTCGAGGTCTTCAGCGATCCGCTCGTCGAGTGCCTGCAGTGCCACAAGCGCTACCGCGAAGACCACCTCATCGAGGAGTTCGAGGAGAAGAAGGGCCGCGAGCCCGTCGGCGGCCTCGCCGAGATCGCGTGCGCGAACTGCGGCACGCGCGGCCAGTGGACCGAGCCGCGCGCATTCTCGGGCCTCCTGAAGACCTACCTCGGCCCGGTCGAAGACGAGGCCGGCCTGCACTACCTCCGCCCCGAGACGGCGCAGGGCATCTTCGTGAACTTCGCCAACGTGCTGCAGACGGCGCGCATGAAGCCGCCGTTCGGCATCGGCCAGATCGGCAAGTCGTTCCGCAACGAGATCACTCCCGGCAACTTCATCTTCCGCACGCGCGAGTTCGAGCAGATGGAGATGGAGTACTTCGTCGAGCCCGGCACCGACGAGGAATGGTTCGACTACTGGATCCAGCACTGCTGGGACTGGTTCACGGGCCTCGGCCTCAAGCCCGACAACATCCGCTACTTCGAACACCCGAAAGACAAGCTGTCGCACTACTCGAAGCGCACGATCGACATCGAGTACCGCTTCGGGTTCACCGGCGGCGAGTGGGGCGAGCTCATGGGCGTCGCCAACCGCACCGACTTCGACCTCTCGACCCACTCGAAGCACTCGGGCAAAGACCTCTCCTACTTCGACCAGTC
The Agromyces albus DNA segment above includes these coding regions:
- a CDS encoding glycine--tRNA ligase codes for the protein MAAPSRLDSVITLAQHRGFVFQAGEIYGGSRSAWDYGPLGVELKENIKRQWWRYMVQSRDDIVGLDSSVILPRQVWEASGHVEVFSDPLVECLQCHKRYREDHLIEEFEEKKGREPVGGLAEIACANCGTRGQWTEPRAFSGLLKTYLGPVEDEAGLHYLRPETAQGIFVNFANVLQTARMKPPFGIGQIGKSFRNEITPGNFIFRTREFEQMEMEYFVEPGTDEEWFDYWIQHCWDWFTGLGLKPDNIRYFEHPKDKLSHYSKRTIDIEYRFGFTGGEWGELMGVANRTDFDLSTHSKHSGKDLSYFDQSKNERWTPYVIEPAFGLTRALMAFLIDAYDVEEVPNAKGGVDTRTVLRLDPRLAPVKAAVLPLSRNERLSPLAREVAASLRQNWNVDFDDAGAIGRRYRRQDEIGTPFCITVDFDSLDDNAVTVRDRDTMQQERVPLAELQGYLASRLVGA